From the Danio aesculapii chromosome 9, fDanAes4.1, whole genome shotgun sequence genome, one window contains:
- the appb gene encoding amyloid beta (A4) precursor protein b isoform X2, with amino-acid sequence MGMDRTVFLLLMLTTLSLAIEVPSDDSVGLLAEPQVAMFCGKLNMHINVQSGKWEPDPTGTKSCIGTKEGILQYCQEVYPDLQITNVVEANQPVSIQNWCKMGRRQCRSHTHIVVPYRCLVGEFVSDALLVPDKCKFLHQERMDMCESHLHWHTVAKESCADRSMNLHDYGMLLPCGIDRFRGVEFVCCPMEEQKDLDSEEQEEANSDVWWGGAETEYTDASVLKEQVTTKPEPAVTEDDEDLNNEEEEVWDNDEDGDGEDDEDEEDDDEDIIDEQDTSEQTSNIAMTTTTTTTTESIEEVVRVPTMAPSPADAVDRYLEAPGDMNEHMRFQKAKESLEAKHREKMSEVMREWEEAERQAKNLPRADKKTIIQRFQEKVESLEKEAAGERQQLVETHMARVEALLNDRRRQALESYLSSLQSDQPRPRQVLNLLKKYIRAEQKDRQHTLKHFEHVREVDPKKASQIRPFVMTHLRVIEERMNQSLGYLYKVPQVANDIQDQVAVLVQRDQAEVTQQLSSLQSKMRVSYGNDALMPDLPDSTTPLDSLPPEQDGLGFIHPESFNQANTDNHVEPVDARPIPERGLPTRPEIPKVRLDIEERHNAGYDVRDKRLMFLAEDMGSNKGAIIGLMVGGVVIATVIVITLVMLRKKQYTSIHHGVIEVDAAVTPEERHLAKMQQNGYENPTYKFFEQMQN; translated from the exons GTGCCGTCGGATGACTCGGTGGGCTTGTTGGCGGAGCCTCAGGTGGCCATGTTCTGTGGGAAACTCAACATGCATATCAACGTCCAGAGTGGCAAGTGGGAGCCCGATCCAACTGGCACCAAGAGCTGCATCGGCACCAAAGAGGGCATCCTTCAATACTGCCAAGAG GTATACCCAGACCTCCAGATCACTAATGTAGTGGAGGCCAACCAGCCTGTCAGCATCCAGAACTGGTGCAAAATGGGTCGCCGACAGTGCCGCAGTCACACGCACATTGTTGTTCCCTACCGCTGCCTGG ttgGGGAGTTTGTCAGCGATGCCCTCCTCGTCCCAGATAAGTGCAAGTTCCTGCACCAGGAGCGAATGGACATGTGCGAGAGTCATCTACACTGGCATACAGTGGCCAAAGAG TCCTGCGCCGATCGCTCCATGAATCTGCATGATTATGGTATGCTGTTGCCGTGTGGAATCGACCGTTTCCGGGGTGTGGAGTTTGTGTGCTGCCCAATGGAGGAGCAGAAGGACTTAGACAGTGAGGAGCAGGAGGAGGCCAACTCTGATGTGTGGTGGGGCGGTGCTGAGACTGAATACACTGACGCCAG CGTGCTGAAAGAACAGGTCACAACCAAGCCTGAGCCTGCAGTGACTGAGGATGATGAGGATCTCAACAATGAGGAAGAGGAAGTCTGGGACAACGATGAAGACGGTGACggtgaggatgatgaagatgaggaagatgatgatgaagatataATCGATGAGCAAGACACCAGCGAACAGACCTCCAACATTGCAATGAcgaccaccaccaccaccacaacagAGTCTATAGAGGAGGTTGTGCGAG TGCCAACCATGGCCCCGAGCCCTGCTGATGCGGTGGATCGTTACCTGGAAGCTCCAGGAGATATGAACGAACACATGCGCTTCCAGAAGGCAAAGGAGAGCCTGGAGGCCAAACACAGAGAGAAAATGTCAGAG GTGATGAGGGAATGGGAGGAGGCCGAGAGACAGGCCAAGAACCTTCCTCGTGCTGATAAGAAGACCATAATTCAG CGCTTCCAGGAGAAGGTGGAGTCGCTGGAGAAGGAAGCGGCTGGAGAGAGACAGCAGCTGGTGGAAACGCACATGGCTCGAGTGGAGGCTCTGCTGAATGACCGCCGCCGTCAGGCTCTGGAAAGCTACCTGAGCTCTCTTCAATCTGACCAGCCCAGG CCTCGGCAGGTGCTGAATCTGTTGAAGAAGTATATCCGTGCAGAGCAGAAGGACCGACAGCACACTCTCAAACACTTTGAACACGTGCGGGAGGTCGATCCTAAAAAGGCCTCACAGATTCGGCCATTT GTGATGACCCACCTGCGTGTGATTGAGGAACGCATGAACCAGTCTTTGGGTTACCTCTATAAAGTGCCTCAAGTGGCTAATGATATCCAGGACCAAGTGG CGGTGCTGGTCCAGCGTGATCAGGCTGAGGTGACGCAGCAGCTGTCGTCTCTTCAAAGTAAGATGAGGGTCAGTTATGGGAACGATGCCCTGATGCCGGATCTGCCAGACAGCACCACACCACTGGACAGCCTTCCTCCAGAGCAGGACGGCCTGGGCTTCATCCATCCTGAGAGCTTCAACCAGGCCAACACTGACAACCACG TTGAACCTGTAGATGCCCGTCCAATTCCAGAAAGGGGTTTGCCTACAAGACCCG AGATTCCAAAGGTTCGGCTGGACATTGAGGAAAGGCACAATGCTGGCTATGATGTTCGTGACAAGAGACTG ATGTTCCTCGCGGAGGACATGGGCTCTAATAAGGGTGCGATCATTGGACTGATGGTGGGGGGCGTGGTCATCGCTACTGTCATCGTAATCACTCTGGTTATGCTCAGGAAGAAGCAGTACACCTCTATTCATCATGGAGTTATTGAG
- the appb gene encoding amyloid beta (A4) precursor protein b isoform X1, which translates to MGMDRTVFLLLMLTTLSLAIEVPSDDSVGLLAEPQVAMFCGKLNMHINVQSGKWEPDPTGTKSCIGTKEGILQYCQEVYPDLQITNVVEANQPVSIQNWCKMGRRQCRSHTHIVVPYRCLVGEFVSDALLVPDKCKFLHQERMDMCESHLHWHTVAKESCADRSMNLHDYGMLLPCGIDRFRGVEFVCCPMEEQKDLDSEEQEEANSDVWWGGAETEYTDASVLKEQVTTKPEPAVTEDDEDLNNEEEEVWDNDEDGDGEDDEDEEDDDEDIIDEQDTSEQTSNIAMTTTTTTTTESIEEVVRAVCWAPARSGPCHANLPRWYFVAEKGRCASFTFGGCGGNRNNFESEEYCMAVCSSSVLPTMAPSPADAVDRYLEAPGDMNEHMRFQKAKESLEAKHREKMSEVMREWEEAERQAKNLPRADKKTIIQRFQEKVESLEKEAAGERQQLVETHMARVEALLNDRRRQALESYLSSLQSDQPRPRQVLNLLKKYIRAEQKDRQHTLKHFEHVREVDPKKASQIRPFVMTHLRVIEERMNQSLGYLYKVPQVANDIQDQVAVLVQRDQAEVTQQLSSLQSKMRVSYGNDALMPDLPDSTTPLDSLPPEQDGLGFIHPESFNQANTDNHVEPVDARPIPERGLPTRPEIPKVRLDIEERHNAGYDVRDKRLMFLAEDMGSNKGAIIGLMVGGVVIATVIVITLVMLRKKQYTSIHHGVIEVDAAVTPEERHLAKMQQNGYENPTYKFFEQMQN; encoded by the exons GTGCCGTCGGATGACTCGGTGGGCTTGTTGGCGGAGCCTCAGGTGGCCATGTTCTGTGGGAAACTCAACATGCATATCAACGTCCAGAGTGGCAAGTGGGAGCCCGATCCAACTGGCACCAAGAGCTGCATCGGCACCAAAGAGGGCATCCTTCAATACTGCCAAGAG GTATACCCAGACCTCCAGATCACTAATGTAGTGGAGGCCAACCAGCCTGTCAGCATCCAGAACTGGTGCAAAATGGGTCGCCGACAGTGCCGCAGTCACACGCACATTGTTGTTCCCTACCGCTGCCTGG ttgGGGAGTTTGTCAGCGATGCCCTCCTCGTCCCAGATAAGTGCAAGTTCCTGCACCAGGAGCGAATGGACATGTGCGAGAGTCATCTACACTGGCATACAGTGGCCAAAGAG TCCTGCGCCGATCGCTCCATGAATCTGCATGATTATGGTATGCTGTTGCCGTGTGGAATCGACCGTTTCCGGGGTGTGGAGTTTGTGTGCTGCCCAATGGAGGAGCAGAAGGACTTAGACAGTGAGGAGCAGGAGGAGGCCAACTCTGATGTGTGGTGGGGCGGTGCTGAGACTGAATACACTGACGCCAG CGTGCTGAAAGAACAGGTCACAACCAAGCCTGAGCCTGCAGTGACTGAGGATGATGAGGATCTCAACAATGAGGAAGAGGAAGTCTGGGACAACGATGAAGACGGTGACggtgaggatgatgaagatgaggaagatgatgatgaagatataATCGATGAGCAAGACACCAGCGAACAGACCTCCAACATTGCAATGAcgaccaccaccaccaccacaacagAGTCTATAGAGGAGGTTGTGCGAG CGGTGTGCTGGGCCCCTGCTCGGTCAGGGCCGTGCCATGCCAACCTGCCCCGCTGGTATTTTGTGGCGGAGAAGGGCCGATGCGCCTCCTTCACCTTTGGGGGTTGCGGGGGAAACCGCAATAACTTTGAGTCAGAGGAGTACTGCATGGCTGTCtgcagcagcagtgtgt TGCCAACCATGGCCCCGAGCCCTGCTGATGCGGTGGATCGTTACCTGGAAGCTCCAGGAGATATGAACGAACACATGCGCTTCCAGAAGGCAAAGGAGAGCCTGGAGGCCAAACACAGAGAGAAAATGTCAGAG GTGATGAGGGAATGGGAGGAGGCCGAGAGACAGGCCAAGAACCTTCCTCGTGCTGATAAGAAGACCATAATTCAG CGCTTCCAGGAGAAGGTGGAGTCGCTGGAGAAGGAAGCGGCTGGAGAGAGACAGCAGCTGGTGGAAACGCACATGGCTCGAGTGGAGGCTCTGCTGAATGACCGCCGCCGTCAGGCTCTGGAAAGCTACCTGAGCTCTCTTCAATCTGACCAGCCCAGG CCTCGGCAGGTGCTGAATCTGTTGAAGAAGTATATCCGTGCAGAGCAGAAGGACCGACAGCACACTCTCAAACACTTTGAACACGTGCGGGAGGTCGATCCTAAAAAGGCCTCACAGATTCGGCCATTT GTGATGACCCACCTGCGTGTGATTGAGGAACGCATGAACCAGTCTTTGGGTTACCTCTATAAAGTGCCTCAAGTGGCTAATGATATCCAGGACCAAGTGG CGGTGCTGGTCCAGCGTGATCAGGCTGAGGTGACGCAGCAGCTGTCGTCTCTTCAAAGTAAGATGAGGGTCAGTTATGGGAACGATGCCCTGATGCCGGATCTGCCAGACAGCACCACACCACTGGACAGCCTTCCTCCAGAGCAGGACGGCCTGGGCTTCATCCATCCTGAGAGCTTCAACCAGGCCAACACTGACAACCACG TTGAACCTGTAGATGCCCGTCCAATTCCAGAAAGGGGTTTGCCTACAAGACCCG AGATTCCAAAGGTTCGGCTGGACATTGAGGAAAGGCACAATGCTGGCTATGATGTTCGTGACAAGAGACTG ATGTTCCTCGCGGAGGACATGGGCTCTAATAAGGGTGCGATCATTGGACTGATGGTGGGGGGCGTGGTCATCGCTACTGTCATCGTAATCACTCTGGTTATGCTCAGGAAGAAGCAGTACACCTCTATTCATCATGGAGTTATTGAG